The following proteins are encoded in a genomic region of Triticum dicoccoides isolate Atlit2015 ecotype Zavitan chromosome 1B, WEW_v2.0, whole genome shotgun sequence:
- the LOC119340974 gene encoding succinate dehydrogenase subunit 4, mitochondrial-like, with product MASRFLARSKTLALALSRADAAPAPLAGSRALSSLPRHPAAAAPSPAIGSPPGLGKVLGHEPTSHLSGTQFLPRWFSSVASNGSPMQNTQVSETCKSVAGTGYSDALKATEGAFPKVTAFSPLEAAAKPRSSPLTSESSKVRRSEILTGVTFYMIPALLLSSRNSISTSIMVAAVYHQIYMFHKEIFLDYVHHDITRKWALIYFKLLLLVMAKDTIVYFGLV from the exons ATGGCGTCGCGATTCCTAGCCCGATCCAAAACCCTAGCTCTCGCCCTCTCCCGTGCGGATGCGGCTCCGGCGCCCCTGGCTGGATCCCGCGCGCTCTCCTCGCTCCCGCGCCACCCCGCCGCTGCCGCCCCGTCCCCGGCGATTGGATCCCCTCCTGGCCTCGGCAAG GTTCTGGGACATGAGCCAACATCACACCTCAGCGGCACACAATTTTTACCGCGTTGGTTTTCTAGTGTAGCATCCAATGGATCTCCCATGCAGAATACACAG GTCTCAGAGACATGCAAGTCAGTTGCTGGAACAGGATACTCTGATGCACTAAAAGCGACTGAAGGAGCCTTCCCTAAAGTCACAGCATTCAGCCCATTAGAAGCAGCTGCTAAACCTAGAAGCAGTCCGTTGACAAGTGAAAGTTCTAAAGTCAGGCGATCAGAGATATTAACAGGAGTTACCTTTTACATGATCCCAGCTCTGCTTCTTTCCTCAAGGAACAGCATCAGTACATCTATTATGGTTGCGGCGGTATACCATCAGATTTACATGTTCCACAAGGAGATCTTTCTGGACTATGTGCACCACGATATTACCAGGAAGTGGGCTTTGATATACTTCAAGCTGCTTCTGCTGGTCATGGCAAAGGACACCATCGTGTACTTCGGTTTGGTCTGA